In Flammeovirgaceae bacterium, the sequence TGGAGTTGTTTTACCGGGAGTACGGAAGCGGACGTCCGCTGATCATTCTGCACGGGCTGATGGGCTCATCGGATAACTGGTTGCCCCAGGCTAAAATGTTGGGTGAACACTACCACGTGTATGTAGTTGACCAGCGCAACCACGGGCAATCGCCACACAGCGAGGAGTTCAATTACCATGTATTGCAGGAAGATATCCATGCATTTATCCATCAGCATAACCTGAATAACCCAGTTATATTGGGGCACTCCATGGGAGGTAAGGCAGCCATGAATTTTGCACTCGCTTATCCTGATAAACTGAGTGCGCTGATTGTGGTTGACATTGCTCCCAAGGCGTACGAAGTTCGTCACGATTATATTGTTGAAGGACTTAAAGCTGTGCCTATTGATACCATTCAATCCAGAAATGAAGCCGATGAAGCATTATCGCAACACGTTGCCAGTCCTGCGGTGCGACAGTTTTTGCTTAAAAACTTAATGCGCAAACCCCAAGGTGGCTTTGCCTGGCGCATTAACCTGGAAGTAATTGATAAAAATCTGGAAACGATAGGCGGGACACTATTGCATGAAGACATTTTCGAAAAGCCGACACTCTTTATCAGGGGCAGTAAATCCGATTACATCCTTGATGAGGACAGGCCCGGTATCAAGAAAATTTTTCCGAATTCAACGTTAGTAACACTGGACACCGGCCACTGGGTACAGGCCGAAAAACCGGCCGAGTTTGTTGAAGTGGTCTTAAACTTTCTTCATGACTAAGCCGGGCACTTTATTCCTTATACCTAACGTCATCGCAGAAGGAACAGCAGATGAGGTAATCCTTCCCGGAGTAAAACAAGTAATAAAGGGTATTCAGTATTTTCTGGCGGAAGATATCCGTACGGCCCGAAGATTCGTTAGCAGCCTGAAGGTTTTTGATTCGGTGGAAGCGCTGCAATTCAGTGTACTCAATAAGGATACTGATGCGGCTGAATTGAACAACTTACTGAAGCCGCTGATCAATGGCAACGACATGGGGATTATTACCGAATCGGGCTGCCCCGGTGTGGCTGACCCCGGTGCATTGGCGGTGGCGTTTGCCCAGCAGAAAAATATTCGGGTGGTACCGCTGGTGGGGCCCTCTTCCCTGTTGCTTGCGCTGATGGGGTCCGGCCTCAACGGCCAGCAGTTTTCTTTTCATGGATACCTGCCTGTCCAGCGGGCAGATCGGGAGAAGGCCATTGCCGATTATGAAAAAGACTCGCGAAAGAAAGGAGTTACGCAGATTTTTATTGAAACACCGTACCGGAACAACCAGGTGTTCGAATCGTTTCTTCATACACTGGCAGGCGATACGTTGTTGTGTGTTGCCGTTGACATTACCGGCCCTGCCGAATCAATCAAAACCAGGAAGGTTTCTGAATGGAAAAAGCACAAAACCGAGTGGCCTAAACTTCCGGCTGTTTTTCTGTTTTTAGCCCGCTGAGTAATGTTTTTTTGTTTTACGGGCATTCATCTAAATTTGCCGACTTATTTAAAATAATTTAACCCACATGCCTTATTTGTTTACCTCAGAATCTGTATCGGAAGGTCATCCGGATAAAGTAGCTGACCAGATCTCGGACGCGTTGATTGACTATTTTCTTGCCTACGACCCCAATTCGAAGGTGGCCTGCGAAACGTTGGTAACTACAGGGCAGGTGGTACTGGCCGGTGAGGTTAAGTCGGAAGCGTACCTCGATGTGCAGGATATTGCCCGTGAGGTTATCCGAAAGATTGGTTATACCCGAAGCGAATACATGTTTGAAGCGAACTCGTGCGGAATTTTTTCTGCCATCCACGAGCAATCACCCGATATTAATCAGGGTGTGGAACGGAAGAAAAAAGAAGATCAAGGGGCTGGCGATCAGGGTATGATGTTTGGCTATGCCACCAACGAAACGGACAATTACATGCCGCTTCCGCTTGAAATTGCACACTCGTTGTTGCGCGAATTGGCGGCCATCCGAAGAGAAGGGAAACAAATGACGTACCTCCGACCGGATTCCAAATCGCAGGTAACCATAGAATACAGCGATGACAACAAGCCGCAACGAATTGACGCCATTGTTGTCTCTACTCAGCATGATGATTTCGATAAAGACGGCCCCATGCTGAAGAAGATTGAGGAGGATATTAAAACCATACTGGTGCCGCGGGTGATGAAAAAGTTACCGGGCCGCGTACAAAAACTCTTCAATGGTCAGATAAAATATTTCATTAACCCTACCGGCAAGTTTGTTATTGGCGGCCCTCATGGTGATACCGGGTTAACCGGCAGAAAGATTATTGTGGATACCTATGGTGGCAAAGGTGCCCATGGTGGTGGTGCATTTTCCGGTAAAGATCCCAGCAAGGTTGATCGTTCGGCTGCCTATGCAACACGCCACATTGCCAAAAACCTGGTAGCAGCCGAGGTTTGCGA encodes:
- a CDS encoding alpha/beta fold hydrolase, which translates into the protein MELFYREYGSGRPLIILHGLMGSSDNWLPQAKMLGEHYHVYVVDQRNHGQSPHSEEFNYHVLQEDIHAFIHQHNLNNPVILGHSMGGKAAMNFALAYPDKLSALIVVDIAPKAYEVRHDYIVEGLKAVPIDTIQSRNEADEALSQHVASPAVRQFLLKNLMRKPQGGFAWRINLEVIDKNLETIGGTLLHEDIFEKPTLFIRGSKSDYILDEDRPGIKKIFPNSTLVTLDTGHWVQAEKPAEFVEVVLNFLHD
- a CDS encoding SAM-dependent methyltransferase; translated protein: MTKPGTLFLIPNVIAEGTADEVILPGVKQVIKGIQYFLAEDIRTARRFVSSLKVFDSVEALQFSVLNKDTDAAELNNLLKPLINGNDMGIITESGCPGVADPGALAVAFAQQKNIRVVPLVGPSSLLLALMGSGLNGQQFSFHGYLPVQRADREKAIADYEKDSRKKGVTQIFIETPYRNNQVFESFLHTLAGDTLLCVAVDITGPAESIKTRKVSEWKKHKTEWPKLPAVFLFLAR
- a CDS encoding methionine adenosyltransferase, which encodes MPYLFTSESVSEGHPDKVADQISDALIDYFLAYDPNSKVACETLVTTGQVVLAGEVKSEAYLDVQDIAREVIRKIGYTRSEYMFEANSCGIFSAIHEQSPDINQGVERKKKEDQGAGDQGMMFGYATNETDNYMPLPLEIAHSLLRELAAIRREGKQMTYLRPDSKSQVTIEYSDDNKPQRIDAIVVSTQHDDFDKDGPMLKKIEEDIKTILVPRVMKKLPGRVQKLFNGQIKYFINPTGKFVIGGPHGDTGLTGRKIIVDTYGGKGAHGGGAFSGKDPSKVDRSAAYATRHIAKNLVAAEVCDEVLVQVAYAIGVAKPVGLYVNTFGTSKVKLSDGEIAKRIEKIFDMRPYFIEKRFNLRSPIYSETAAYGHMGREPKKVEKIFNKGKQNEKRVTVELFPWEKLDYVEKVKHAFKLK